The proteins below come from a single Aegilops tauschii subsp. strangulata cultivar AL8/78 chromosome 6, Aet v6.0, whole genome shotgun sequence genomic window:
- the LOC109763987 gene encoding probable trehalose-phosphate phosphatase 1: MDLSNGSPVISDPMAMSQSLMGVLPSNMMPFSVRPGGYSGAGGAGVNVSRRKIEEVLVSGLLDAMKSSSPRKKHNVVFGQENLPEEDPAYSAWMAKCPSALASFKQIVASAQGKKIAVFLDYDGTLSPIVDDPEKAVMSPVMRAAVRNVAKYFPAAIVSGRSRKKVLEFVKLKELCYAGSHGMDIMTSSSAHYEHNTEKGKEANLFQPARDFLPMIDEVSKALLEVTSGIEGASVEDNKFCVSVHYRNVDEKDWELVARLVNEVLEDFPALKVTNGRMVLEVRPVIDWDKGKAVEFLLQSLGLSDSENVIPIYIGDDRTDEDAFKVLRERNCGYGILVSQVPKETEAFYSLRDPSEVMEFLNSLVRWKKHSL, translated from the exons ATGGATTTGAGCAACGGCTCACCGGTCATCAGTGATCCGATGGCAATGAGCCAGTCGTTGATGGGAGTGCTGCCTTCCAACATGATGCCGTTTTCAGTCAGGCCCGGGGGTTACTCCGGCGCTGGTGGCGCCGGCGTAAACGTCAGCAGGCGCAAGATCGAGGAGGTCCTCGTGAGCGGGCTGCTGGATGCCATGAAATCCTCGTCGCCACGTAAGAAGCACAACGTGGTCTTCGGCCAGGAAAACCTGCCTGAAGAAGATCCTGCCTACAGTGCATGGATG GCAAAATGCCCCTCTGCTCTGGCTTCCTTCAAGCAGATCGTAGCCAGTGCACAAGGCAAGAAGATTGCGGTCTTCTTGGACTACGATGGCACACTGTCGCCGATCGTCGACGACCCTGAAAAAGCCGTCATGTCCCCTGTG ATGAGAGCTGCTGTGAGAAACGTCGCCAAATACTTCCCCGCCGCCATCGTCAGCGGAAGGTCCCGGAAGAAG GTTCTTGAATTCGTAAAACTGAAGGAACTCTGCTATGCTGGAAGTCATGGGATGGACATAATGACATCTTCTTCAGCACATTATGAACACAATACTGAAAAG GGCAAAGAAGCCAACCTCTTCCAACCTGCTCGCGATTTTCTGCCTATGATCGATGAG GTTTCCAAGGCCCTCTTGGAAGTCACGAGCGGAATCGAAGGCGCGAGCGTTGAGGACAACAAGTTCTGCGTGTCTGTTCATTACCGCAACGTAGACGAGAAG GACTGGGAGCTGGTCGCACGGCTCGTAAACGAGGTGCTGGAGGACTTCCCCGCTCTCAAAGTGACCAACGGGCGAATGGTTTTAGAGGTTCGTCCGGTGATCGACTGGGACAAGGGGAAGGCCGTCGAGTTCCTGCTTCAGTCGCTCGGGCTGAGCGACTCCGAGAACGTGATCCCCATCTACATCGGCGACGACCGCACCGACGAAGACGCGTTCAAG GTGCTTCGGGAGAGGAACTGCGGATACGGGATACTGGTCTCGCAGGTGCCCAAGGAAACCGAAGCCTTCTACTCGCTCAGGGACCCGTCTGAA GTGATGGAGTTCCTGAACTCCTTGGTGAGGTGGAAGAAGCACTCGCTATGA